GGTGATTGGAAAGAAAACTTTACACTTTATACAAAAGCTGTAAATAAAGAAAAAGAAGGGCAGAAAGCTCTTGATGATTATAAAAAACGTATTGAAGGAATGAAAGAGAAGTTAGGCGATAATTTGAATTCTAAAGTTTCTATTATTCGTTTCGTACCAGGTGACGTTCGTATTTATCAAAAAAACTCATTCTCGGGCGTTGTTTTAAATGATATTGGATTTAAACGACCACCATTACAAGATAAAGATGATTTTGCGATAAAAGGAATTACAAAAGAGCAAATTCCAAATATGGACGGAGACTACTTATTCTATTTCACGTCTGATAAAGATGCAGATAAGAATAATGAAGGAAATTCGTTAGCAAAGGAATGGATAGAAGATCCACTCTTTAAGCAACTACAGGCTTCTAAAAATAATAAAGTATTCCAAGTAGACGAGGTAATCTGGAATACAGCAGGCGGTATTAAAGCTGCGAACCTTATGTTAGATGATATTGAAAAATATTTCCTTAAATAAATGATAAAATACATCACTTTTACGAAGTGATGTATTTTTTGTTTGTGAAAATACAGAAAATTCCTTCTTTCAGGGTGTCATAAGTTGTACAATAAAATCAATCATGTGATAAAGGAGTGGGGAAGAATGAAAGCTACTCATAAAGATTGGATCTTGTTTAATGGGAGAATGATTAATACGAAGGAAGAACAGCCGATGGTAGCATTAGAAGAGCGAGGCTTCCAATTTGGTGATGGGATTTATGAAGTATTTAGACTATACGACGGCAAGCCTCATTTATTAGATTTACATTTGAAAAGATTCTTTAATTCTATGGCAGAAATAAAACTAATTCCACCATTTACGAAGGAAGAATTAGTAGAAGAGTTATATCAAATGATTGAAAAAAATCAATTTCAAGAAGATGGGAATGTATATTTACAAATATCAAGAGGTGCACAACCGCGCAATCATGTATATGAATCAGATTTACAACCGACATATTTTGCAAATCTTGTTTCGTTCCCAAGACCAGTTGCTTCAATGGAGGCAGGGATTAAGGTGACAGTAGAAGAGGACATCAGGTGGAAGTTTTGCCATATAAAATCTTTAAATTTGCTTCCTAATATCATGATCAAAAACAAAATAAATGAACAAGGTTATCAAGAAGCAATATTAGTACGAGATGGTATTGTGACTGAAGGATGTCATTCCAATTTCTTTATCGTGAAGAATAATAAGTTAATTACACATCCAGCGGATCATTTCATTTTACATGGTATTACACGTCACTACGTAATTACATTAGCGAAAGAGTTACATATCGATGTAGAGGAACGAGAGTTTTCATTACAAGAAGTATATGACGCTGAGGAGTGCTTCTTTACAGCGACGCCACTTGAAATATTCCCAGTCGTTCAAATTGGTGATGAACAGTTCGAGGCTGGTGAAAGAGGACCAATTACGAAAAAACTACAAGCTGCATACGAAGAGAGTATTCGTTTGTTTAAAGTGACAAATTAATCATGAAGAAAAAAGCTGGTATTCTTCCGGCTTTTTTTCATGATATAATTCAAGCATAGGACAAGTTTTGAAAACGCTGTAAAAAGGGGATTTAATATATGAATTATGAAGATTTTAAAGAAGTAATTCACGGAAGACGAAGTGTTAGAAAGTTTACAGATCAAGAAGTATCTACTAATGATATAAAAGAAATAATTGATTGTGCTCGTTACGCACCGAGTGATACCAATTCACAAACGTGGGAATTCTTAGTTATCATGAATCGAGAGAAGATTAAAGAAATTGAACAAATGACATGGGATGCATTACATAAACTTGCGGCAAAAGCAGCAGAAAATGGAGAAGAGAAAGCAGGGAAATTACTTACACGTTCTTTCGGACCATATGCAACAGCTTTCTCGGAGGCACCAGTATTAATCGTATGTTTGGCAACACCATATGAATCAAAGTTCCGTGAAAAGATATTTGATCCAATTGCTTTTGTTCCAAATTCAGTTTGGGAAGAAGAAGGCATTAAGAGTAGTTGTTTAGCGGCACAAAACTTAATGTTAGCTGCACATGCAAAGGGGCTTGGTACTTGTCCAATGACAGGGCCAGTATTGCTAGCTCAAGATGAACTGCGCCAATATTTACAAATTGAGCTTGAAAAACAAATAAATATGGTTATTTCACTCGGATTTCCGAAAGATAAACCGAAGAAACTTCCAAGAAAAGAAGTAGATGAGATTACAACGTTTGTTTTTTAATTGCTGTATAGAAAAGACATTGAACTAACAATGTCTTTTTATTTTTGAGAGTATGTAATTCATATGTTGGGCTAAAATGATAGATAAGAGGAATTTACTATTTATTTCATAAAAAAAATTAATGTTCTATTAAGGAAAGTATGATACATTAATCGTGAGTAAGATTCTATTTGTTCATGAAAGTGTTGAAAGTAGTCTCAAAATTTAAAAGTTATTTTTGTATAATAAATTATAATGAAGTTACAGGGGGGATGAATTTTGAAAAAATTCATAATCACTGGATTGTCTGTATTGTTATTAGTTGGTTGCGGTGCTCCACAGGAAAAAGAGGACGCACAATCAAAACAGGAAGAACAAGTTGTAAACGCAAGTGATGAGAATATGGTTGTATTTCCAGAAGGAGTAATGTCAATTGGAGAAGGGAAAGTAAAAGTTATTACTCCAGATGGTACTTCTGAAAACGGCAATATACCGACTGTATTCATCAAAAAGGATACGTTAATTCAGCAAGTTGAATTAGAACTTTCTAATTTTCAAAGTGATAAAGAAACATTCGTATTTGTAGATCAAATGTATACAGATAAACATCAAGTAACTAGTACAACGCAGACAACAGTGCAGTTAAAAGAAAAAATGCTGGAAACAGGTAGTCATACAATTACTGCAGTTCAGTATGAAAACAATGACCCGAAAGGAAAGGTTATTAGTTTTAATCAAGCAACATTTGAGACAAAACCAGCGTCTTAATATGAATAAAAAGTACATTACTCAAAAAGTAGTGTGCTTTTTTGTTTGGACTAGAGTGTGCAAGAGTGAATAACTTATTTCATTTTCTAATACGATTAAATAGGAAGAAATCACTTGTTACTACTATGACAGAGAAAGAGGTTGAATACGTGAATCGGTGTATTCGTATCATTTTGATTAGCCTAATGATGGCAGTAATTTGGTTTACGATACAAGAGTTTATGCAAATAACGCTCAATTATCAAATTCATGACTTGTTAATAGGGCTATTTGTTTTACCATTGTTTATCTATTATATCCCGCATTAACGGGCAGTAAGACCTCGCCTTAAAACTCGGAATAGGTGAGGATATTAGGTGGGAGATCAACTGTCCGTAAATGCGCGATTGGTGAGGGCTGATAATCATTGGAGATGAACAAACTCTCCAATGATTAAAGTTTAACTTTATGATAAACTCGGATTAAGGTGAGTTTTGCAAGAAAAATGTAGGTATTTCATTTGAAATGTCGAATAGTACATACGATGTTGTAATAACAAATTTTCTATTGTTTACTGTGAAACAGA
This genomic interval from Bacillus thuringiensis contains the following:
- the dat gene encoding D-amino-acid transaminase, yielding MKATHKDWILFNGRMINTKEEQPMVALEERGFQFGDGIYEVFRLYDGKPHLLDLHLKRFFNSMAEIKLIPPFTKEELVEELYQMIEKNQFQEDGNVYLQISRGAQPRNHVYESDLQPTYFANLVSFPRPVASMEAGIKVTVEEDIRWKFCHIKSLNLLPNIMIKNKINEQGYQEAILVRDGIVTEGCHSNFFIVKNNKLITHPADHFILHGITRHYVITLAKELHIDVEEREFSLQEVYDAEECFFTATPLEIFPVVQIGDEQFEAGERGPITKKLQAAYEESIRLFKVTN
- a CDS encoding nitroreductase family protein produces the protein MNYEDFKEVIHGRRSVRKFTDQEVSTNDIKEIIDCARYAPSDTNSQTWEFLVIMNREKIKEIEQMTWDALHKLAAKAAENGEEKAGKLLTRSFGPYATAFSEAPVLIVCLATPYESKFREKIFDPIAFVPNSVWEEEGIKSSCLAAQNLMLAAHAKGLGTCPMTGPVLLAQDELRQYLQIELEKQINMVISLGFPKDKPKKLPRKEVDEITTFVF
- a CDS encoding ABC transporter substrate-binding protein; the protein is MIHTKKLIMFCITILMVVIAGCSKEEKKENNISAKAKDSYTIKHAMGETIVNGTPKKVVVLTNEGAEALLAVGVTPVGTTKPRAGDEWYPHIAKELKNTEVVGTERDINLEAVMKLKPDLIIGNKMRHEKIYDQLKEIAPTVYAETLRGDWKENFTLYTKAVNKEKEGQKALDDYKKRIEGMKEKLGDNLNSKVSIIRFVPGDVRIYQKNSFSGVVLNDIGFKRPPLQDKDDFAIKGITKEQIPNMDGDYLFYFTSDKDADKNNEGNSLAKEWIEDPLFKQLQASKNNKVFQVDEVIWNTAGGIKAANLMLDDIEKYFLK